In the genome of Candoia aspera isolate rCanAsp1 chromosome 1, rCanAsp1.hap2, whole genome shotgun sequence, one region contains:
- the UBR7 gene encoding putative E3 ubiquitin-protein ligase UBR7, producing the protein MERATAASSAPEEDGGNDSNTSTGGEEGDRNAEEPVVSLAEVLAENEELEKEARAVLGGSDHERCSYSQGAVKRQALYACSTCTPPGEEPAGICLACSYECHGSHKLFELYTKRNFCCDCGNSKFKNLQCKLLPEKATANPANKYNDNFYGLYCVCKRPYPDPDDEIPDEMIQCIVCEDWFHGRHLGVVPPDSGDFHEMVCQTCMDHCPFLWAYASWLAVPIVTKVIAVADNGAVLNVEETEVIKNENSVDQMKTEDKKVQINEPSTSSGNECSEPVKKEILTCKLQELQAKQTLKQNTATFWPHNWRSKLCTCKECMKMYCDMEVPFLTDECDTVLAYENKGTNDQEADRRDPLMDTLSSMNRVQQVELICEYNDLKTELTDYLRRFADEGTVVKREDIQQFFEEFQSRKRRRIDQMQYYCS; encoded by the exons ATGGAAAGGGCGACAGCTGCTTCTAGCGCGCCAGAAGAGGACGGCGGCAACGACAGCAACACCTCCACTGGCGGCGAAGAGGGGGATAGGAACGCCGAGGAGCCGGTTGTGTCGCTAGCCGAGGTGCTGGCCGAAAACGAGGAGTTGGAGAAGGAAGCGCGCGCCGTGCTAGGCGGGAGCGACCACGAGCGCTGCAGTTACTCTCAG GGTGCTGTAAAGAGGCAGGCATTGTATGCCTGCAGTACATGTACACCACCAGGTGAAGAACCGGCAGGAATTTGTTTAGCATGCAGCTACGAATGCCATGGCTCTCACAAGTTATTTGAGTTATATACAAAGAG aaactTCTGTTGTGATTGTGGAAACAGCAAGTTCAAAAATCTGCAATGCAAACTACTTCCT gaaaaggcaacagcgaATCCAGCAAATAAATATAATGATAATTTCTATGGATTGTATTGTGTTTGTAAAAGACCTTACCCAGACCCTGATGATGAG ATTCCAGATGAAATGATCCAGTGCATAGTTTGTGAAGATTGGTTTCATGGGAGG CATCTTGGTGTTGTCCCTCCAGATAGTGGGGATTTTCATGAAATGGTATGTCAGACTTGCATGGATCACTGTCCTTTCTTGTGGGCATATGCCTCGTGGTTAGCAG TTCCAATTGTGACCAAAGTTATTGCTGTAGCTGATAATGGAGCTGTGCTAAAtgttgaagaaactgaagtaatCAAAAATGAAAACAGCGTAGATCAAATGAAGACTGAAGATAAAAAAGTACAAATTAATGAACCATCCACCAGTTCTGGCAATGAATGTTCAGAG CCAGTTAAGAAGGAAATACTCACTTGCAAGCTGCAAGAACTTCAAGCCAAGCAGACTCTGAAGCAAAACACAGCCACCTTTTGGCCACACAACTGGCGAAGCAAATTGTGCACCTGCAAAGAATGTATG AAAATGTATTGTGATATGGAAGTCCCATTCCTAACAGATGAATGCGATACTGTCTTGGCTTATGAAAATAAAGGGACAAATGACCAAGAAGCAGATAGAAGAGATCCTCTAATGGACACACTTAGCAGTATGAACAGAGTGCAGCAGGTAGAACTCATCTGTG AGTACAATGATTTGAAAACAGAATTGACAGACTACTTGAGAAGATTTGCAGATGAAGGAACA GTTGTTAAACGAGAGGACATTCAGCAATTTTTTGAAGAATTTCAATCTCGAAAGAGGAGGAGGATAGATCAGATGCAGTACTACTGTAGCTAG
- the GON7 gene encoding EKC/KEOPS complex subunit GON7, translating to MELQAELIGRDGLKRAWRVRCDPQGELRGLLAGLSQLREEVTALLGPLVQQESVAATGDRDECGGDDDEEEEEEEEEGKHINTKAHSDGPPLKRIKTHP from the exons ATGGAGTTGCAGGCGGAGCTGATCGGCCGCGATGGCTTGAAACGAGCATGGCGGGTTCGGTGTGACCCTCAGGGGGAGCTGCGGGGTCTGCTCGCGGGCTTGTCTCAGCTGCGGGAGGAAGTTACCGCCCTGCTCGGCCCTCTGGTGCAGCAGGAGAGCGTCGCTGCCACTGGAGACCGAGATGAGTGTGGAG gtgatgatgatgaagaggaggaggaggaagaggaggaaggaaagcaTATCAACACCAAAGCACATTCAGACGGGCCACCATTAAAACGGATAAAAACACACCCCTGA
- the LYSET gene encoding lysosomal enzyme trafficking factor, giving the protein MMNFRQRMGWIGVGLYLIASAAAFYYVFEINETYNRLALEHIQQPPEKFKQETSWMHSLKTRLLSVPFWLWVIIFLIPYLQMFLFLYSCTRADPKTVGYCIIPICLAVVCNRHQTFAKASNQISRLQLIDT; this is encoded by the coding sequence ATGATGAACTTCCGTCAGAGGATGGGATGGATTGGTGTGGGACTGTATCTAATAGCAAGTGCTGCAGCATTTTACTACGTCTTCGAAATCAATGAGACTTACAACCGACTAGCACTAGAACACATTCAGCAACCCCCAGAGAAATTTAAGCAAGAAACCAGTTGGATGCACTCCTTAAAAACACGTCTTCTTTCTGTACCCTTTTGGCTCTGGGTCATTATCTTTTTAATACCTTATTTACAAATGTTCTTGTTCCTTTACTCATGTACAAGGGCTGATCCTAAAACAGTGGGCTACTGCATCATTCCTATCTGCTTGGCTGTGGTTTGCAATCGTCACCAAACATTTGCAAAGGCCTCCAATCAAATCAGCAGACTGCAACTGATTGACACGTAA